The following are from one region of the Hydrogenophaga sp. BPS33 genome:
- a CDS encoding RsmB/NOP family class I SAM-dependent RNA methyltransferase — protein MHPKALLDESASLIEQVFKFEHPADAVVARHFRENRSLGPRERATLSDTVYAILRERLKLEWLARSGSGSKWRRLAILAFPGDRDFIKSALTEPEKTWLDHCDAVTDKDLMAQHRHNLPDWLATALREQVGEEFDALVASLSQPAPLDLRVNVLKGKREAVLSALQKAGLAGAATPYSPLGIRLQGKPSLTKVPAFVQGEVEVQDEGSQLLALLLDAKRGEMVVDFCAGAGGKTLAIGAAMRNSGRLYAFDTSGHRLDALKPRLARSGLSNVHPVAIAHERDDRIKRLAGKIDRVLVDAPCSGLGTLRRSPDLKWRQTPQTVAAQADLQQSILNSAARLLKPGGRLVYATCSLLKDENERVAQAFGASHADFEPLAALSLLEGLHVSAAASLCSVDAGQYLRLWPHRHATDGFFAAVWRKKP, from the coding sequence ATGCACCCCAAAGCCCTTCTGGACGAAAGCGCCAGCCTCATCGAACAAGTCTTCAAGTTTGAACACCCGGCCGATGCCGTGGTCGCGCGCCACTTCCGCGAAAACCGCTCGCTCGGGCCCCGCGAGCGAGCAACCCTGTCCGACACGGTCTACGCCATTCTGCGCGAGCGCCTGAAACTGGAATGGCTGGCCCGTTCGGGCAGTGGTTCCAAATGGCGCCGGCTGGCGATCCTGGCTTTTCCGGGCGATCGCGACTTCATCAAGAGCGCGTTGACCGAACCTGAAAAAACCTGGCTCGACCACTGCGATGCGGTGACGGACAAGGACTTGATGGCGCAACACCGCCACAACCTGCCCGACTGGCTCGCCACGGCCCTGCGTGAGCAGGTGGGCGAGGAGTTCGACGCCTTGGTCGCGAGCCTGAGCCAGCCCGCGCCACTGGACCTGCGGGTGAACGTGCTCAAAGGCAAGCGCGAGGCCGTGTTGAGTGCTTTGCAAAAAGCCGGGCTGGCGGGGGCCGCCACACCCTATTCGCCGCTGGGCATCCGTTTGCAAGGTAAGCCCTCGCTTACTAAAGTGCCGGCATTTGTGCAGGGCGAGGTGGAAGTGCAGGACGAAGGGTCGCAGCTGCTGGCCCTGCTGCTGGACGCCAAACGCGGCGAAATGGTGGTCGATTTCTGTGCCGGTGCGGGTGGCAAGACGCTGGCCATCGGCGCGGCCATGCGCAACAGTGGCCGGCTCTATGCCTTTGACACTTCGGGTCATCGGCTCGACGCGCTGAAACCGCGGCTGGCACGCAGTGGCCTGTCCAATGTGCATCCGGTGGCCATCGCCCACGAGCGCGACGACCGCATCAAGCGCCTGGCGGGCAAGATCGATCGCGTGTTGGTCGATGCCCCTTGCTCCGGTCTGGGGACCTTGAGGCGGAGTCCGGATCTGAAGTGGCGCCAGACGCCCCAGACGGTGGCGGCGCAGGCCGACTTGCAGCAATCCATTCTGAACAGCGCCGCCCGATTGCTGAAACCCGGCGGCCGTCTGGTGTACGCCACCTGCAGCCTCCTGAAGGACGAGAACGAAAGGGTGGCGCAGGCGTTTGGCGCGTCACATGCCGATTTCGAACCCCTCGCGGCCTTGTCCCTGTTGGAAGGCCTGCACGTGTCTGCGGCGGCCAGTCTGTGTTCGGTTGATGCAGGTCAATACCTGCGTTTGTGGCCTCATCGGCACGCAACAGATGGCTTTTTTGCTGCCGTTTGGCGGAAAAAGCCTTGA
- the purN gene encoding phosphoribosylglycinamide formyltransferase, translating into MSGVNKNIVILISGSGSNMAAIVETSRKQRWQDRYGARVAAVISNKAAAKGLVWAQDQGIETSALDHTAYDSREAFDAALMARIDRYNPALVVLAGFMRILTPGFVQHYEGRLVNIHPSLLPAFAGLKTHQRAIEMGCRFAGATVHRVTSELDHGEILDQAVVPVLSGDTPEILAARVLAQEHLIYPRAIERLLSV; encoded by the coding sequence ATGTCTGGCGTGAATAAAAACATCGTGATTCTGATCTCTGGCAGCGGCTCCAACATGGCCGCCATCGTGGAGACCTCGCGAAAGCAACGCTGGCAAGACCGCTACGGCGCACGCGTGGCGGCGGTGATCAGCAACAAGGCTGCGGCGAAGGGTTTGGTCTGGGCGCAGGACCAAGGCATCGAGACCTCCGCGCTCGACCACACCGCCTACGACAGCCGAGAGGCCTTCGACGCCGCGCTGATGGCGCGGATCGACCGTTACAACCCGGCACTGGTGGTGTTGGCTGGCTTCATGCGCATCCTTACCCCGGGCTTTGTGCAGCACTACGAAGGCCGGCTGGTCAACATCCATCCCAGTCTGCTGCCGGCGTTTGCGGGGTTGAAGACGCACCAGCGCGCGATCGAGATGGGCTGCCGCTTTGCGGGCGCCACGGTGCACCGCGTGACCAGCGAGCTGGACCATGGCGAGATTCTCGACCAGGCGGTGGTACCGGTGCTGTCCGGCGATACACCGGAGATCTTGGCGGCGCGGGTGCTTGCACAGGAGCACCTCATCTACCCACGCGCCATCGAGCGGCTGTTGTCGGTGTGA
- the lolA gene encoding outer membrane lipoprotein chaperone LolA has product MIKQLLTCAFALSAFAAQADGLQDLEKFLREVDSGKTRFTQVVTSPKRASESVARTKTSSGTFEFLRPNRFRFVYAKPFEQTIVADGQTLWLHDVDLNQVTSRSQKDALGSTPAALIAAGADLKGLSGAFDLKSAPAKDGMGWVEARPKDRDGQLQMVRVGFRQGQLAVLDIEDSLGQRSVLTFNDWQTAAALKASDFKFQPPAGAAIIRP; this is encoded by the coding sequence ATGATCAAGCAACTCCTCACTTGTGCTTTTGCGTTGTCGGCCTTCGCCGCTCAGGCCGATGGCCTGCAGGACCTTGAGAAATTCCTGCGCGAGGTCGATAGCGGCAAGACACGGTTCACCCAGGTGGTGACGTCGCCCAAACGTGCCAGCGAGAGTGTGGCGCGCACCAAGACGTCCAGTGGCACATTCGAGTTCCTGCGGCCCAACCGTTTCCGCTTCGTGTACGCCAAGCCGTTCGAGCAGACCATCGTGGCCGATGGCCAGACCTTGTGGCTGCACGATGTGGATCTGAACCAGGTGACCTCGCGCTCACAGAAGGACGCGCTGGGTAGCACGCCAGCGGCATTGATCGCCGCGGGTGCCGATCTCAAGGGTTTGTCTGGTGCGTTCGACCTCAAGTCCGCGCCTGCCAAGGACGGCATGGGATGGGTCGAGGCCCGCCCCAAGGACCGCGACGGCCAGTTGCAAATGGTGCGCGTGGGCTTTCGGCAAGGACAACTCGCGGTGCTCGATATCGAAGACAGTCTGGGGCAGCGCTCGGTGCTCACATTCAACGATTGGCAGACCGCGGCGGCGTTGAAGGCTTCAGACTTCAAGTTCCAGCCACCGGCCGGAGCGGCGATCATCCGGCCCTGA
- a CDS encoding DNA translocase FtsK — MTYSLNTLNADRDNAAPAGVSRFAQEIGLLLGAAALAFWLLALLSHSLADPAWSTTGTSSEVGNWGGRLGAMLADWSYYLLGFSVWWLFLAGVRAWLTTLARWIRGAQAPDANATKDDPLWHRRPWARRTLFVLALVALVGASSVLEWSRLYRLEASLPDHAGGVLGHALGPVAMRWLGFTGSALTMLALLLVSLPRVFNFSWGHWAEEVGHTLDGWFEARREKREAVEDQRIGEKAAREREEVVKVERVEIEEHHPIPVVIEPTLVEVPKSERVAKERQKPLFTELPDSKLPQVDLLDSAPAHQAGVDSQTLEMTSRLIEKKLKDFGVEVRVVAAAPGPVITRYEIEPATGVKGSQIVNLGRDLARSLSLISIRVIETIPGKNLMALELPNAKRQTIKLSEILGSQVYNDAKSMLTMGLGKDIGGQPVVADLAKMPHCLVAGTTGSGKSVGINAMILSLLYKADARDVRLLLIDPKMLEMSVYEGIPHLLAPVVTDMKHAANGLNWCVAEMEKRYKLMSKMGVRNLAGFNTKIDEATARGEIIGNPFSLTPEQPEPLERLPYIVVVIDELADLMMVVGKKIEELIARLAQKARAAGIHLILATQRPSVDVITGLIKANIPTRLSFQVSSKIDSRTILDQMGAESLLGMGDMLYMPSGTGFPIRVHGAFVSDDEVHRVVAYLKEQGGEPNYIDGVLEANLGDGEGGELFGEGGGEGNGEKDALYDQAVEIVIKDRKASISYVQRKLKIGYNRAARLLEDMENAGLVSALTSSGQRDILVPSRNE, encoded by the coding sequence ATGACTTACTCACTCAACACCCTCAACGCCGATCGCGACAACGCGGCTCCGGCGGGTGTCTCCCGGTTTGCACAGGAAATCGGTTTGCTGCTCGGCGCCGCGGCATTGGCCTTTTGGCTGCTCGCGCTGCTGAGCCATTCGTTGGCAGATCCCGCCTGGAGCACAACCGGCACTTCGAGCGAGGTCGGCAACTGGGGCGGCCGTCTGGGCGCGATGCTCGCCGACTGGAGCTACTACCTGCTGGGCTTTTCGGTCTGGTGGCTGTTTCTGGCCGGTGTGAGAGCGTGGTTGACCACGCTCGCGCGCTGGATCCGTGGTGCGCAAGCACCCGATGCCAATGCCACAAAGGACGATCCACTCTGGCATCGACGTCCTTGGGCGCGTCGCACGCTGTTCGTGCTGGCATTGGTCGCTCTGGTCGGCGCGAGCTCGGTGCTGGAATGGAGCCGCCTCTATCGCCTCGAAGCGTCCTTGCCCGATCATGCGGGCGGTGTGCTCGGCCATGCCCTCGGACCTGTGGCGATGCGCTGGTTGGGGTTCACCGGTTCCGCGCTCACCATGCTGGCGCTTCTGCTGGTGAGCCTGCCCAGGGTCTTCAACTTCTCCTGGGGGCACTGGGCGGAGGAGGTCGGGCACACGCTCGACGGGTGGTTTGAAGCGCGGCGAGAAAAGCGAGAGGCGGTGGAAGACCAGCGCATTGGCGAAAAGGCTGCGCGCGAGCGCGAAGAGGTTGTCAAGGTCGAGCGTGTGGAGATCGAGGAGCACCATCCCATCCCCGTGGTGATCGAGCCCACCTTGGTGGAAGTGCCCAAAAGCGAGCGCGTGGCCAAGGAGCGCCAGAAACCCTTGTTCACCGAGTTGCCCGACAGCAAGCTGCCGCAGGTGGATCTGCTGGACAGCGCGCCGGCGCATCAGGCCGGGGTCGACAGCCAGACGCTGGAGATGACCAGCCGCCTGATCGAAAAGAAGCTCAAGGACTTCGGCGTGGAGGTACGGGTGGTCGCGGCCGCGCCAGGGCCTGTGATCACGCGCTACGAAATCGAGCCGGCCACGGGCGTGAAGGGCTCGCAGATCGTCAATCTCGGCCGCGATCTGGCGCGCTCGCTGTCCCTGATATCGATTCGTGTGATCGAGACCATCCCGGGCAAGAACCTGATGGCGCTGGAGTTGCCCAACGCCAAGCGCCAGACCATCAAGCTCAGCGAAATCCTGGGTTCACAGGTGTACAACGATGCGAAGTCGATGTTGACCATGGGTCTGGGCAAGGACATCGGTGGTCAACCCGTCGTGGCCGACCTCGCCAAGATGCCGCATTGCCTGGTGGCAGGTACCACCGGCTCGGGCAAGTCGGTCGGTATCAACGCGATGATCCTGTCGCTGTTGTACAAGGCCGATGCACGCGACGTGCGCCTGTTGTTGATCGACCCGAAGATGCTGGAGATGAGCGTCTACGAAGGCATTCCGCATCTGCTTGCGCCGGTGGTCACCGACATGAAGCACGCGGCCAATGGCCTGAACTGGTGTGTGGCCGAGATGGAGAAGCGCTACAAGCTCATGAGCAAGATGGGTGTGCGCAACCTCGCGGGCTTCAACACCAAGATCGATGAGGCCACCGCGCGCGGCGAGATCATCGGCAATCCCTTCAGCCTGACGCCCGAACAGCCCGAGCCACTGGAACGTCTGCCCTACATCGTGGTCGTGATCGACGAGCTGGCCGATCTGATGATGGTGGTGGGCAAGAAAATCGAAGAGCTCATCGCCCGCCTGGCGCAGAAGGCGCGCGCGGCCGGCATCCATTTGATCCTTGCCACGCAGCGTCCGAGCGTGGACGTGATCACCGGCCTGATCAAGGCCAACATCCCCACGCGCCTGTCGTTCCAGGTCAGCAGCAAGATCGACAGCCGCACCATCCTGGACCAGATGGGCGCAGAAAGCCTGCTGGGCATGGGTGACATGCTCTACATGCCGTCGGGCACCGGTTTCCCGATCCGTGTGCACGGTGCCTTCGTGAGCGACGACGAGGTGCATCGCGTGGTGGCGTACTTGAAAGAGCAGGGCGGTGAACCCAACTACATCGACGGCGTGCTCGAAGCCAACCTGGGCGATGGCGAAGGCGGCGAACTGTTCGGCGAAGGTGGCGGAGAGGGCAACGGCGAGAAAGATGCCTTGTACGACCAGGCCGTCGAGATCGTGATCAAGGACCGCAAGGCCAGCATTTCCTACGTGCAGCGCAAGTTGAAAATTGGCTACAACCGCGCGGCACGGCTGCTGGAGGACATGGAAAACGCAGGGCTTGTCAGTGCGCTGACGTCCAGTGGCCAACGCGACATCCTGGTACCTTCGCGCAACGAATGA
- the rpmG gene encoding 50S ribosomal protein L33 translates to MATKGAREKIKLESTAGTGHFYTTTKNKKTTPEKMLIKKFDPKARKHVDYKEIKLK, encoded by the coding sequence ATGGCAACCAAAGGCGCACGCGAGAAGATCAAGCTGGAATCCACCGCTGGAACCGGCCACTTCTACACCACCACCAAGAACAAGAAGACCACGCCCGAGAAGATGCTGATCAAGAAATTTGATCCGAAGGCTCGCAAGCACGTGGACTACAAGGAAATCAAGCTCAAGTAA
- a CDS encoding peptide chain release factor 3, producing the protein MSDLSQQVRRRRTFAIISHPDAGKTTLTEKLLLFSGAINIAGSVKARKAARHATSDWMEIEKQRGISVASSVMQMEYRDCVINLLDTPGHQDFSEDTYRVLTAVDAALMVIDAGNGVEPQTRRLLQVCRARNTPILTFVNKMDREVQAPLDLMDEIERELGMTVVPFTWPVGMGKTFRGVFDRRTDQMRVFAAGEDRRGGEEEVLAGLDNAESVNRFGAEFEQARDELELVAGASPAFDEAQFLEGKQTPMLFGSAVNNFGVREVLDALVDLAPPPGERPAMQRTVKPEEPKFSGVVFKIQANMDPAHRDRIAFVRLASGHFVRGMKLKVVRSGKDLRPNTVVSFLSQRRELLDEAFAGDIIGIPNHGVLQLGDTLTEGENLQFTGLPFFAPEIIRSVEVADPLRSKQLRAGLTQLGEEGAIQVFRPVAGSVLLLGAVGQLQFEVVAHRLEHEYGVKARIMNSPYQVARWVTCAPEDGGDVELKRFIDANSHRVALDAVDAPTLLVDHAATLRAVEANWPKIKFHAMREHAGLVFAKGM; encoded by the coding sequence ATGTCCGATCTTTCCCAACAGGTGCGCCGCCGCCGCACCTTTGCCATCATCTCCCACCCCGACGCGGGCAAAACCACCCTCACCGAAAAGCTGCTGCTGTTCTCCGGCGCGATCAACATCGCGGGCAGCGTGAAGGCGCGCAAGGCCGCGCGCCACGCCACCAGCGACTGGATGGAAATCGAAAAGCAGCGCGGCATCTCGGTCGCATCGTCGGTCATGCAGATGGAGTACCGCGACTGCGTGATCAACTTGCTGGACACCCCGGGTCACCAGGACTTCTCCGAAGATACCTACCGCGTGCTCACCGCCGTGGACGCCGCGCTGATGGTGATCGACGCCGGCAATGGCGTGGAACCTCAGACCCGGCGCCTGCTTCAGGTCTGTCGCGCGCGCAACACGCCCATCCTGACCTTTGTGAACAAGATGGACCGGGAGGTGCAGGCCCCACTCGACCTGATGGACGAGATCGAACGCGAACTCGGCATGACCGTGGTGCCCTTTACCTGGCCGGTGGGCATGGGCAAAACCTTTCGCGGTGTGTTCGACCGCCGCACCGACCAGATGCGCGTGTTCGCCGCGGGTGAGGACCGCCGCGGTGGCGAGGAAGAGGTGCTCGCCGGACTGGACAACGCCGAGAGCGTCAACCGCTTCGGCGCAGAGTTCGAACAGGCACGCGATGAACTGGAGCTCGTGGCGGGCGCCTCACCCGCCTTCGACGAAGCGCAGTTCCTCGAAGGCAAGCAGACGCCCATGCTGTTCGGCTCGGCGGTGAACAACTTTGGTGTGCGCGAGGTGCTCGATGCGCTGGTGGACCTGGCGCCGCCGCCGGGCGAACGGCCCGCGATGCAACGCACCGTCAAACCCGAAGAGCCGAAGTTCAGCGGCGTGGTGTTCAAGATCCAGGCCAATATGGACCCGGCGCACCGCGACCGCATCGCCTTCGTGCGCCTGGCCAGCGGGCACTTCGTGCGCGGCATGAAACTCAAGGTGGTGCGATCGGGCAAGGACCTGCGGCCCAACACCGTGGTGAGTTTTCTCTCACAACGCCGCGAACTGCTCGATGAGGCCTTTGCGGGCGACATCATCGGCATTCCCAACCACGGCGTGCTGCAGCTGGGCGACACGCTCACCGAAGGCGAAAACCTGCAGTTCACCGGCCTGCCGTTCTTCGCACCGGAAATCATCCGCAGCGTGGAAGTGGCCGACCCGCTGCGCAGCAAACAATTGCGCGCGGGTCTGACGCAGTTGGGGGAGGAAGGCGCGATCCAGGTGTTCCGTCCGGTGGCGGGCTCGGTGCTGCTGCTCGGCGCGGTGGGTCAGTTGCAGTTCGAAGTGGTGGCACACCGGCTGGAGCACGAGTACGGTGTGAAGGCGCGCATCATGAACAGCCCTTACCAGGTGGCGCGCTGGGTGACGTGCGCGCCCGAAGATGGTGGCGATGTCGAACTCAAGCGCTTCATCGACGCCAACAGCCACCGCGTGGCGCTGGATGCCGTGGACGCCCCCACCTTGCTGGTGGACCATGCGGCGACGTTGCGCGCGGTGGAAGCGAACTGGCCGAAGATCAAGTTCCACGCGATGCGCGAGCACGCGGGATTGGTGTTCGCCAAAGGGATGTGA
- a CDS encoding Crp/Fnr family transcriptional regulator produces the protein MSLLSNLDLIRRVPLFSTLTQAQAEAVADSVVKRRFKRGECIVEQGKKSNCLAIVLTGRARVMTTDTRGREVILATMNPGDYVGEMSLIDNQPHSATVRAEVQTDVLILGRTEFARCLPENTSMAYAVMRGLVQRLRHADRKIESLALMDVYGRVARALLEFAQPDKDGVLAIKERVSRQDVAKMIGASREMVSRVMKDLEDRGFIEVTEDGRTLIKDRLNSLG, from the coding sequence ATGTCTCTCCTGTCCAATCTTGACCTGATCCGCCGGGTTCCGTTGTTTTCCACGTTGACCCAGGCCCAGGCCGAAGCGGTGGCGGATTCCGTGGTGAAGAGGCGTTTCAAGCGGGGGGAGTGCATCGTGGAGCAAGGCAAGAAGTCCAATTGCCTGGCCATCGTGCTGACCGGTCGGGCCCGTGTGATGACCACGGACACCCGCGGGCGCGAGGTGATCCTTGCGACCATGAATCCGGGGGACTATGTGGGCGAGATGAGCTTGATCGACAACCAGCCGCATTCGGCCACCGTGCGCGCCGAGGTGCAGACCGATGTGCTCATCCTGGGCCGCACCGAGTTCGCGCGTTGCCTGCCGGAGAACACGTCCATGGCCTATGCGGTGATGCGCGGTCTGGTGCAGCGCTTGCGCCACGCCGACCGCAAGATCGAGTCGCTGGCGCTGATGGATGTTTATGGCCGTGTCGCGCGTGCGCTGTTGGAATTCGCGCAACCCGACAAGGACGGTGTGTTGGCCATCAAGGAACGGGTGTCGCGCCAGGACGTGGCGAAGATGATCGGCGCATCGCGTGAAATGGTCAGCCGGGTGATGAAGGATCTGGAAGATCGCGGCTTCATCGAGGTGACGGAGGATGGGCGCACCCTGATCAAGGATCGCCTCAACTCGCTGGGTTGA
- the trxB gene encoding thioredoxin-disulfide reductase → MKHAKVLILGSGPAGYTAAVYAARANLNPVLITGIAQGGQLMTTTDVDNWPADAEGVQGPDLMQRFLAHAERFNTEIIFDHINAVDFSKRPFVLKGDSGEYSCDALIIATGASAKYLGLPSEELFMGKGVSGCATCDGFFYRGQEVSVVGGGNTAVEEALYLSNIASKVTLVHRRDTFKAEAILIDKLMEKVASGKIELKLHSTLEEVLGDQTGVTGVRLKNMKTGATEDLNVKGCFIAIGHQPNTDIFKDQLDMKDGYITTRSGLQGMATMTSVAGVFAAGDVQDHVYRQAITSAGTGCMAALDAQRFLEQNAA, encoded by the coding sequence ATGAAACACGCGAAAGTACTCATCCTGGGCTCAGGCCCCGCTGGCTATACGGCCGCCGTCTACGCGGCACGCGCCAACCTCAACCCGGTGCTGATCACGGGCATCGCTCAGGGCGGCCAACTCATGACCACGACCGATGTGGACAACTGGCCAGCCGATGCCGAAGGCGTGCAGGGACCCGACCTGATGCAGCGTTTTCTGGCCCATGCCGAGCGCTTCAACACCGAGATCATCTTCGATCACATCAACGCCGTGGACTTCAGCAAGCGCCCCTTCGTGCTCAAAGGCGACAGCGGCGAATACAGCTGCGATGCGCTCATCATCGCCACAGGCGCCTCGGCCAAGTACCTGGGCCTGCCGTCCGAAGAACTCTTCATGGGCAAGGGCGTGTCGGGCTGCGCCACTTGCGACGGGTTCTTCTACCGAGGCCAGGAAGTCAGCGTGGTGGGCGGCGGCAACACAGCGGTGGAAGAAGCGCTGTACCTGTCCAACATCGCCAGCAAAGTCACACTGGTGCACCGCCGCGACACCTTCAAGGCCGAAGCCATCCTGATCGACAAGCTGATGGAAAAGGTCGCGAGCGGCAAGATCGAGCTCAAGCTGCACAGCACGTTGGAAGAGGTGTTGGGCGACCAGACCGGTGTGACTGGCGTGCGCCTGAAAAACATGAAGACCGGCGCCACCGAGGATCTGAACGTCAAGGGCTGTTTCATCGCCATCGGCCACCAGCCGAACACCGACATCTTCAAGGACCAGCTCGACATGAAGGATGGCTACATCACCACGCGCTCCGGCCTGCAAGGCATGGCCACCATGACCAGCGTAGCCGGTGTTTTTGCCGCCGGTGACGTTCAAGACCACGTGTACCGTCAGGCCATCACCAGCGCGGGCACGGGTTGCATGGCCGCCTTGGATGCGCAGCGCTTCCTGGAGCAAAACGCCGCCTGA
- a CDS encoding DesA family fatty acid desaturase, which produces MFSSDSGVWSQLWDGLIQFLAQGLTGAAWWQVLLVAVVLTHITIASVTIYLHRHSAHRSLDLHPIASHFFRFWLWMTTGMVTKEWTAIHRKHHAKCEHEGDPHSPHIFGIKKVFYEGAELYRAEAKNAETMERYGHNTPNDWMEKHVYTGRSRLGVSLMLILNIALFGVLGLTVWAIQMIWIPLTAAGIINGIGHWWGYRNFEAADGSTNVSPWGIIIGGEELHNNHHTYPTSAKLSVKPYEFDIGWMYISILQSVGLASVKKVPPKMAYGAVRPVADEKTLEAIIANRYEVMAGYAREMRAACKHELEALKQRRGDATVLQAARRWLHRDDEKVPANVKPQLAQVRAEHPVLDKMVTMREELRALWSSTNSTREQLAADLQAWCRRAEESGIAALRDFSIRLRSAHA; this is translated from the coding sequence ATGTTTTCTTCCGATTCCGGTGTTTGGTCCCAGCTGTGGGATGGCCTGATCCAGTTTCTGGCGCAAGGCCTGACCGGTGCTGCCTGGTGGCAGGTCCTGCTGGTGGCCGTGGTGCTCACGCACATCACGATCGCCAGCGTCACCATCTATCTGCACCGCCATTCCGCACACCGCTCTCTGGACCTGCATCCCATTGCGTCGCATTTCTTCCGCTTCTGGCTGTGGATGACGACCGGCATGGTCACCAAGGAGTGGACGGCCATCCACCGCAAGCACCACGCCAAGTGCGAGCACGAAGGCGACCCGCACAGCCCGCACATCTTCGGTATCAAGAAGGTGTTCTATGAAGGTGCCGAGCTCTACCGCGCCGAGGCGAAAAACGCCGAAACCATGGAGCGGTATGGCCACAACACGCCCAACGACTGGATGGAGAAGCACGTTTACACCGGCCGCTCGCGTCTGGGCGTCAGCCTCATGCTCATTCTGAACATCGCCCTGTTCGGCGTGCTGGGCCTGACGGTCTGGGCGATCCAGATGATCTGGATTCCGCTCACGGCCGCCGGCATCATCAATGGCATCGGCCACTGGTGGGGTTACCGCAACTTCGAGGCCGCGGACGGCAGCACCAACGTGTCCCCTTGGGGCATCATCATCGGTGGCGAAGAACTGCACAACAACCACCACACCTATCCGACGTCGGCCAAGCTGTCGGTCAAGCCTTATGAGTTCGATATTGGCTGGATGTACATCTCCATCCTGCAGTCGGTCGGCCTGGCATCCGTGAAGAAGGTGCCGCCCAAGATGGCCTATGGCGCCGTGCGCCCGGTTGCCGACGAAAAGACGCTCGAGGCGATCATCGCCAACCGCTACGAGGTGATGGCCGGCTACGCCCGCGAAATGCGCGCGGCCTGCAAGCACGAACTCGAGGCCTTGAAGCAACGCCGTGGCGATGCCACGGTGCTGCAAGCCGCCCGCCGCTGGCTGCACCGCGACGACGAGAAGGTGCCTGCCAACGTCAAACCGCAGCTGGCCCAGGTGCGCGCCGAGCACCCGGTGCTCGACAAGATGGTGACCATGCGCGAGGAACTGCGCGCCTTGTGGTCCAGCACCAACTCTACCCGTGAGCAACTGGCCGCTGACCTGCAGGCCTGGTGCCGCCGCGCCGAAGAAAGTGGCATTGCCGCGCTGCGCGATTTCTCGATCCGTCTGCGTTCCGCCCACGCCTGA
- a CDS encoding YceH family protein yields the protein MTSDLQTGRPRGHDFQQRPLSPTEARVLGTLMEKARTVPDSYPLTLNALVTGCNQKSTRDPVMNLPDAAVLEALDELRSLHMVLEGSGSRVTRYEHNFVRAVGVPDQAAALLGMLMLRGPQTAGELRLNTERWHKFLDIASVDGFLEELQERSVDKGGPLVVKLPRAPGAREQRWAHLLCGPVDTSDLASATNATSSAATEDELIALTRRIAALENTVSTLQEQIENLHEQLGLSQPGQP from the coding sequence ATGACCTCAGACCTGCAAACCGGCCGCCCGCGCGGCCACGACTTTCAACAACGCCCGCTCTCGCCCACCGAGGCGCGCGTGCTCGGCACGCTGATGGAGAAGGCGCGCACCGTGCCCGACAGTTACCCGCTCACGCTCAACGCGCTGGTGACGGGCTGCAACCAGAAGTCCACCCGCGACCCGGTGATGAACCTGCCCGATGCGGCCGTGCTGGAGGCGCTGGACGAGTTGCGCAGCCTGCACATGGTGCTCGAAGGCAGCGGCAGCCGCGTCACACGCTACGAACACAACTTCGTGCGCGCGGTCGGCGTGCCCGACCAGGCCGCGGCACTGCTGGGCATGCTGATGCTGCGGGGCCCGCAAACCGCCGGTGAATTGCGCCTGAACACCGAGCGCTGGCACAAATTTCTCGACATCGCCTCGGTCGACGGCTTTCTGGAAGAGCTGCAGGAACGCAGTGTCGACAAGGGCGGCCCGTTGGTCGTGAAGCTGCCACGCGCACCCGGTGCGCGCGAACAACGCTGGGCCCATCTGCTGTGCGGTCCGGTCGATACCAGCGACCTGGCCAGCGCCACGAATGCCACCAGCAGCGCCGCCACCGAGGACGAACTGATCGCCCTCACGCGCCGCATCGCCGCCCTGGAAAACACCGTGTCCACGTTGCAGGAGCAGATCGAGAATCTGCACGAGCAGCTGGGTTTGTCACAGCCCGGACAGCCGTAA
- the rpmB gene encoding 50S ribosomal protein L28 has protein sequence MARVCDVTGKKPMVGNNVSHANNKTKRRFLPNLQYRRFWVESENRWVRLRVSGAALRLIDKNGIDAVLADLRARGQA, from the coding sequence ATGGCACGCGTCTGCGACGTCACGGGCAAGAAGCCCATGGTCGGGAACAATGTTTCCCACGCCAACAACAAAACCAAGCGCCGGTTCCTGCCGAACCTGCAATACCGCCGTTTCTGGGTCGAGAGCGAAAACCGCTGGGTGCGTCTGCGCGTCTCTGGCGCTGCTCTGCGCCTGATCGACAAAAACGGCATTGATGCCGTGCTCGCCGACCTGCGCGCACGCGGTCAAGCTTAA